In Microcoleus sp. AS-A8, one DNA window encodes the following:
- the tadA gene encoding Flp pilus assembly complex ATPase component TadA, translating into MTNSSSQRRALIVRNEVSPFGKSLIAAGYVDTDQMQNALVESRKSGRPLTEILESMTGRQLSPDLLRQYKKQQLFELKVLYGVESLDPEINEIATHQVGQLIDTLLPIDICRRYRLVPLSKNETQPPSLLVAMVDPDNLDAQDDLNRILRPQGITLQRMVITQEDYQQIISKYLDEKLAKQKQMEVEQAVDVQKDLQNIDSLDTLSDAPDEEAELDVRDAEDAPVISLVNKVLAKALQEGVSDIHVEPQENALRIRFRKDGVLRQAFEPLPKKITPAVSARFKIMAELDIAERRLPQDGKIRRMYQGRKVDFRVSTLPSRYGEKVVLRILDNEQTQLGLDKLITDQDTLETVRDMANRPFGLILVTGPTGSGKSTTLYSMLAERNDPGVNISTAEDPIEYSLAGITQVQVLREKGMDFASILRSFLRQDPDVILVGETRDKETAKTAIEAALTGHLVLTTLHTNDAAGAIPRLDEMGVEPFMVSNALLGVLAQRLIRRVCSECRITYVPTSAELGRFGLSTSRDGEIMLYQANTLQPDEIQEARAKGKLCQLCNGVGYKGRVGVYEVMRISDRLQTLINEAAPAERLKEAAVEEGMTTLLAYSLNLVQQGYTTLDEVERVTFTDSGLEAERKAKRKSSLSCRTCSATLQQEWLDCPYCMTPRFQD; encoded by the coding sequence ATGACTAACTCCTCATCACAACGACGTGCCCTAATCGTTCGCAACGAGGTTTCGCCTTTTGGTAAATCTTTGATTGCGGCGGGTTACGTTGACACCGACCAGATGCAGAATGCGTTGGTGGAATCCCGCAAGTCAGGAAGACCTCTGACAGAAATTCTCGAATCCATGACGGGACGTCAGCTTTCCCCCGACTTACTGCGGCAGTATAAGAAACAGCAGTTATTTGAGCTAAAAGTTCTTTACGGGGTTGAATCTCTCGATCCGGAAATTAATGAGATTGCGACCCATCAAGTGGGTCAACTGATTGATACCCTGCTCCCCATTGATATTTGTCGTCGCTATCGCCTAGTGCCGCTATCGAAGAATGAAACCCAGCCTCCATCGCTGCTGGTGGCGATGGTCGATCCAGACAATCTCGATGCTCAGGATGATCTTAACCGCATCTTGCGACCTCAGGGAATTACCCTGCAACGGATGGTGATTACCCAAGAAGACTACCAGCAAATCATCTCCAAGTACCTTGATGAAAAGCTGGCTAAGCAAAAGCAGATGGAGGTCGAACAAGCTGTAGACGTACAGAAAGACCTACAGAATATCGACAGCCTCGACACATTATCGGATGCACCGGACGAAGAAGCCGAGCTAGATGTGAGGGACGCAGAAGACGCTCCCGTGATCAGCCTGGTTAACAAAGTTCTTGCCAAGGCTCTGCAAGAGGGCGTTTCAGATATTCACGTCGAACCGCAAGAAAATGCTTTACGCATCCGCTTCCGAAAAGATGGGGTGCTGCGTCAAGCCTTCGAGCCATTACCCAAGAAAATTACTCCAGCGGTTTCGGCTCGCTTCAAAATTATGGCAGAGCTGGATATTGCGGAACGACGACTGCCTCAAGACGGTAAAATTCGGCGGATGTACCAGGGTCGCAAAGTTGACTTTCGCGTTAGTACCTTGCCCAGCCGCTATGGTGAAAAAGTTGTTCTACGAATTTTGGACAACGAGCAAACCCAACTGGGTTTGGATAAGTTAATCACTGACCAAGATACGCTGGAAACGGTCAGGGATATGGCTAACCGTCCGTTTGGCCTTATTTTGGTGACTGGCCCCACGGGTTCGGGTAAATCCACAACCTTATACTCGATGCTCGCGGAACGGAATGACCCTGGAGTCAATATCAGTACGGCGGAAGACCCCATTGAATATTCCTTAGCGGGCATTACTCAGGTGCAGGTGCTGCGCGAGAAGGGCATGGACTTTGCCTCGATTCTACGGTCTTTTTTGCGGCAAGACCCGGACGTGATTCTGGTCGGTGAGACGAGGGATAAGGAAACCGCTAAAACGGCTATTGAAGCGGCGCTCACGGGTCACTTAGTACTAACCACGCTTCACACCAACGACGCCGCAGGCGCGATCCCACGATTGGACGAAATGGGCGTTGAACCCTTCATGGTTTCCAATGCTCTGTTGGGAGTCTTGGCGCAACGATTGATTCGACGTGTTTGCTCCGAGTGTCGCATTACTTATGTGCCAACCTCTGCCGAATTAGGTCGCTTTGGTCTATCGACCTCCCGTGACGGCGAAATCATGCTCTATCAAGCCAACACCCTACAACCCGATGAAATTCAGGAAGCCAGGGCAAAAGGTAAACTTTGCCAACTGTGTAATGGTGTTGGCTACAAAGGACGTGTGGGTGTCTATGAAGTCATGCGTATTAGTGATCGCCTTCAAACCTTAATCAACGAAGCTGCTCCAGCCGAGCGACTTAAGGAGGCCGCTGTAGAAGAGGGAATGACCACTTTATTAGCCTATAGCTTAAATCTGGTACAGCAAGGCTACACGACATTGGATGAAGTGGAACGTGTGACCTTTACAGATTCGGGGCTAGAAGCCGAACGCAAAGCCAAACGGAAGAGTTCTCTTAGCTGTCGGACTTGCTCAGCCACATTACAACAAGAGTGGCTAGATTGTCCTTACTGCATGACACCTCGTTTTCAGGACTAA
- a CDS encoding type IV pilus twitching motility protein PilT, whose amino-acid sequence MELMIEDLMEQLIEMGGSDMHIQSGAPVYFRISGKLQPIHEEPLTPHECQKLIFSMLNNTQRKELEQNWELDCSYGVKGLARFRVNVYKERGYYAACLRALSSKIPNFDQLNLPDIVREMSERPRGLVLVTGPTGSGKTTTLAAMVDLINRTRPEHILTVEDPIEYVFPNIKSLVHQRQKGEDTKSFANALKAALREDPDVILVGEMRDLETISLAISAAETGHLVMGTLHTSSAASTINRIIDVFPPEQQQQINAQLSNSLIAVFSQTLIPKKNPKPGEFGRVMGQEIMIVTPAIANLIREGKVAQIYSAIQTGSKMGMMTMEQSLAHLVKTGQITFEAAVSKSSKPEEMQRILAGTGSAAIGNMGAKVAPGTKVAR is encoded by the coding sequence ATGGAACTAATGATTGAAGACTTGATGGAGCAGTTGATTGAAATGGGTGGCTCAGATATGCACATTCAATCAGGTGCCCCCGTCTACTTCCGCATTAGTGGAAAACTCCAGCCTATTCACGAAGAACCCCTGACCCCCCACGAGTGTCAGAAACTCATCTTCAGTATGCTCAATAATACTCAACGCAAGGAGTTAGAGCAGAATTGGGAATTAGATTGTTCTTATGGGGTTAAGGGATTGGCTCGCTTCCGCGTCAATGTCTATAAAGAACGCGGTTACTATGCCGCTTGCTTGAGGGCGTTGTCTTCCAAAATTCCTAACTTTGACCAGTTAAATTTGCCCGATATTGTGCGGGAAATGAGTGAAAGACCAAGAGGCTTGGTCTTGGTGACTGGACCGACGGGGTCTGGTAAAACAACCACCCTGGCGGCAATGGTTGACCTAATTAATCGAACCCGACCCGAACATATTTTGACCGTTGAAGACCCAATTGAATATGTGTTTCCCAACATCAAAAGTTTGGTTCACCAACGTCAAAAGGGTGAAGATACCAAAAGCTTTGCCAATGCTCTGAAAGCAGCGTTGCGGGAAGATCCTGATGTAATTCTGGTTGGAGAAATGCGGGATTTGGAAACCATTTCTCTAGCCATTTCGGCAGCAGAAACAGGTCACTTGGTGATGGGGACACTGCATACTAGCTCTGCCGCTTCGACGATCAACCGGATTATTGACGTGTTCCCGCCAGAGCAACAACAACAAATCAATGCTCAACTCTCTAACTCCTTAATTGCCGTCTTTAGCCAAACCCTGATACCGAAGAAAAATCCGAAACCGGGTGAGTTTGGTCGGGTGATGGGGCAGGAAATTATGATTGTGACGCCTGCGATCGCCAACTTGATCCGAGAAGGAAAAGTGGCTCAAATTTACTCTGCCATCCAAACCGGCTCAAAAATGGGAATGATGACGATGGAACAATCGTTAGCGCATTTGGTTAAAACAGGTCAAATCACGTTTGAAGCCGCTGTGTCTAAGAGTTCCAAACCTGAAGAGATGCAGCGGATTCTGGCTGGCACGGGAAGTGCTGCTATCGGAAATATGGGTGCGAAAGTGGCTCCAGGTACGAAGGTAGCCCGCTAA
- a CDS encoding type II secretion system F family protein, with the protein MPTFIAEVRDTRGNAKKEKIEANSPEQARTILQNRYASVGAVKKSFSLDIDFSELSAKFSKLTIKDKAVFSRQFAAMVNAGVAMVRCLGVLSEQCPNPKLKKALLAISGEVQQGTSLSDSMRKHPDCFDTLYVSMVQAGEVGGVLDEVLNRLAKVLEDMARLKNQVKSAMAYPVTVGVLAIIIFLGMTIFLIPIFDGIFKDLDVELPALTQFMVNISNLLRSPMVIVPIVIIIAVVWAFRLYYKTTVGRLQIDGFLLKMPLFGDLNQKVAVARFCRIFGTLTRSGVPILGSMDIVRDISGNQVIANAIESAKLEIQQGGMISLAFQKEQVFPLLAIQMISIGEETGELDSMMMKVAEFYEDEVEQAVKALTSLIEPIMMVLLAGMVAVILLSMYLPLFKLYDALG; encoded by the coding sequence ATGCCTACCTTCATCGCTGAGGTTCGGGACACTAGAGGAAACGCCAAAAAAGAGAAAATCGAAGCGAACTCTCCTGAACAAGCCCGTACCATTCTTCAAAATCGGTATGCTTCTGTTGGGGCTGTCAAGAAATCCTTCAGCCTAGACATTGACTTCTCGGAACTTAGTGCCAAGTTTAGCAAGCTCACGATCAAAGATAAAGCTGTTTTTTCGCGCCAATTTGCGGCTATGGTCAACGCAGGTGTGGCTATGGTGCGATGTCTCGGCGTTTTATCTGAGCAGTGTCCTAATCCTAAGCTGAAAAAAGCACTTCTTGCCATCAGTGGTGAGGTGCAGCAGGGAACCAGTCTCTCTGATTCCATGCGTAAACACCCGGATTGCTTCGATACTCTGTATGTCAGTATGGTGCAAGCGGGTGAGGTTGGGGGTGTTCTTGACGAGGTACTTAACCGATTAGCCAAGGTTCTGGAAGATATGGCGCGGTTAAAAAACCAAGTCAAATCGGCTATGGCTTACCCCGTTACGGTTGGGGTTTTGGCGATTATCATCTTTCTGGGGATGACAATATTTCTCATACCGATCTTTGATGGGATTTTCAAAGACCTGGACGTAGAATTACCTGCTTTAACTCAATTTATGGTTAATATCAGTAACCTGTTGAGAAGCCCTATGGTCATCGTCCCAATTGTCATCATAATAGCTGTTGTCTGGGCCTTCAGGTTGTACTATAAAACGACGGTTGGTCGCCTACAAATTGATGGCTTCTTATTAAAAATGCCTTTGTTTGGCGATTTGAATCAAAAAGTAGCGGTTGCGCGTTTTTGTCGCATTTTTGGAACCTTGACTCGTTCGGGGGTGCCAATCCTTGGTTCAATGGATATCGTCCGAGATATATCAGGTAACCAAGTCATTGCCAATGCGATAGAGTCAGCCAAGCTTGAGATTCAACAGGGTGGAATGATCAGCCTTGCATTCCAAAAAGAGCAAGTTTTCCCTCTCCTAGCAATTCAGATGATCAGCATCGGTGAAGAAACAGGAGAGCTAGATTCCATGATGATGAAAGTGGCTGAGTTTTATGAAGATGAGGTAGAGCAAGCCGTTAAAGCTCTTACAAGTCTCATTGAACCGATCATGATGGTTCTTCTGGCAGGAATGGTTGCGGTGATTCTGCTTTCTATGTATCTGCCACTGTTTAAGCTGTATGACGCTTTGGGCTAG
- a CDS encoding saccharopine dehydrogenase-like oxidoreductase — protein sequence MSDKQGINPTDVTTADSLFSKPARVGVLGFGGLGQAAARVLAPKREMLWVAAADHKGYAYDSQGLNPNTCIATYQSQGSVGYLEPIGTLSNHSIQELIEQATVDGYFLALPNLPNTFMASVARQFIQAGWQGVLVDALKRTSAVEQLLGLREELQAAGITYMTGCGATPGLLTAAAALAAQSYAEIHSVKITFGVGIANWEAYRATIREDIAHLPGYNVERAQSMSDAEVEALLDETNGILRLENMEHADDVMLELAGICPRDRVTVGGVVDTRNPKKPLSTNVQVTGRTFEGKISTHTFTLGDETSMAANVCGPAFGYLKAGISLHKRGIYGLFSAAEVMPKFVQ from the coding sequence ATGAGTGACAAGCAAGGCATCAATCCAACTGACGTAACAACCGCTGATTCCCTCTTCAGCAAACCTGCAAGGGTAGGTGTGTTGGGCTTTGGCGGTTTGGGACAAGCCGCCGCCAGAGTTCTCGCGCCCAAACGTGAAATGCTGTGGGTGGCAGCCGCCGATCACAAAGGTTATGCCTATGACAGCCAAGGTTTGAACCCGAATACCTGCATCGCCACTTATCAGTCTCAGGGTTCAGTGGGTTATTTAGAGCCAATCGGCACCCTCAGCAACCACAGTATTCAAGAGTTAATTGAACAAGCCACTGTAGATGGATATTTTCTGGCGCTGCCGAATTTACCCAATACTTTTATGGCTTCTGTGGCGCGGCAATTTATTCAAGCCGGTTGGCAGGGGGTTTTGGTGGACGCTCTCAAGCGCACGAGTGCTGTTGAGCAGCTACTAGGACTCCGAGAGGAGCTGCAAGCGGCAGGAATTACTTACATGACAGGCTGTGGTGCAACACCAGGATTGTTAACAGCCGCTGCGGCTTTAGCGGCTCAGAGTTACGCCGAGATTCATAGCGTAAAAATTACGTTTGGGGTGGGAATTGCCAACTGGGAAGCCTATCGAGCCACCATTCGGGAAGACATTGCCCACCTCCCTGGCTACAATGTTGAACGCGCTCAGAGTATGAGCGATGCTGAGGTGGAAGCCTTATTGGATGAGACGAACGGCATCCTGCGCTTGGAGAATATGGAACATGCGGATGATGTGATGTTGGAACTGGCTGGGATTTGTCCGCGCGATCGCGTCACGGTTGGCGGCGTTGTCGATACCCGCAATCCCAAAAAACCCCTGAGTACAAACGTTCAAGTTACAGGTCGTACCTTCGAGGGGAAGATCTCGACTCACACCTTTACTCTAGGTGATGAGACCAGTATGGCGGCAAATGTCTGTGGCCCTGCTTTCGGTTACCTCAAAGCTGGGATATCACTACACAAACGAGGTATTTATGGTCTGTTTAGTGCTGCTGAAGTGATGCCAAAATTTGTTCAGTAG
- a CDS encoding DUF2997 domain-containing protein has product METLEFIIYPDGRVQEKVTGIIGASCAEVTAAIEAQLGRVVSQETTSEYFTQKLSQSAQATAHATFSDW; this is encoded by the coding sequence ATGGAAACCTTAGAGTTCATCATTTATCCCGATGGGAGAGTCCAAGAAAAAGTCACGGGCATTATCGGAGCCTCTTGCGCCGAGGTAACAGCCGCGATTGAAGCTCAGTTAGGACGAGTCGTTTCTCAGGAAACAACCTCAGAGTACTTCACCCAAAAACTGTCTCAATCAGCCCAAGCTACTGCTCACGCGACTTTCAGCGATTGGTAA
- a CDS encoding DUF1257 domain-containing protein, giving the protein MSHFSNIKTQIRNLTSLEAALSDLGVEWKAGPRSVRGYQGQTRNAEVVIEQENNYDIGFSWNGNEYELVADLQYWKQSWSVDGFLNRVTQRYAYHTVIQETEKQGFQVSEQQKNEDGSIRLVVQRWSA; this is encoded by the coding sequence ATGTCACATTTCAGCAACATAAAAACTCAAATCCGTAATCTCACTTCTTTAGAAGCCGCTTTATCGGATCTGGGTGTTGAGTGGAAAGCTGGGCCTCGTTCGGTTCGAGGCTATCAGGGGCAAACTCGCAACGCCGAAGTCGTCATTGAACAAGAAAATAACTATGACATCGGCTTTAGTTGGAACGGGAACGAATACGAACTCGTTGCGGATTTGCAGTATTGGAAACAGTCTTGGTCTGTGGATGGCTTCCTCAACCGAGTGACGCAGCGTTATGCTTACCATACGGTGATTCAAGAAACCGAGAAACAGGGCTTTCAAGTTTCTGAGCAACAAAAGAATGAAGATGGTTCCATCCGTCTAGTTGTCCAACGCTGGAGTGCGTGA
- a CDS encoding ferredoxin, with product MPDSSPIPERSGLEPELGGIFRDAPERSGFEPELGGALRQKGVYVDEITCIGCKHCAHVARNTFYIEEDYGRSRVVRQDGDTEEVIQEAIDTCPVDCIHWVDYTELKHLEEERQYQVIPIVGYPIDHSLVAIQSRQKKLKQQRKKARKQHY from the coding sequence ATGCCTGATTCCTCCCCGATACCGGAGCGTTCCGGTTTAGAGCCAGAACTAGGAGGCATCTTTCGCGATGCACCAGAGCGTTCCGGCTTTGAACCCGAACTCGGAGGTGCTCTACGGCAGAAGGGTGTTTATGTTGATGAAATTACCTGTATTGGCTGTAAGCACTGTGCCCATGTCGCTCGCAACACCTTTTACATCGAAGAGGATTATGGGCGATCGCGTGTTGTTCGGCAAGATGGTGATACAGAAGAAGTGATTCAGGAAGCGATTGACACTTGTCCGGTTGATTGTATTCACTGGGTTGACTACACCGAACTCAAGCACCTTGAGGAAGAGCGTCAATATCAGGTGATTCCGATTGTCGGTTATCCCATTGACCATAGCTTAGTCGCCATCCAGAGTCGGCAAAAGAAGCTAAAACAACAGCGTAAAAAGGCCAGAAAACAACATTACTAG
- a CDS encoding DUF4335 domain-containing protein, with amino-acid sequence MPLSNSNLRRYTPPTCTLEIAAKTSPLSRFVGQSVLKNLRFELRFDDPRQPDDQRVTIRGDEIELEMLCEAVNSYVQHFLESSSTQELLISGTPRASSGSTPHDTLSQDSLASPASSVINSDAHASRSLYQEPGKLNDSALGSNLQRNPKRRSLKARSLATDIYIEPKGLLAHHLILGHLANEESGPFVNLSVTQLFDLATALDEYASDAVALPKLNPLSWKKAPPTWAGTAAAVVLAVGVTAATVKYFDQPKNQPVATTAGQPSSPTPPPTPATPVPTAPITLLPTPTVPSPLSTAPILPPPSRVNIPSTPSPLNLPLGNQGSTNSSLGNQRPTTIIGVNPSEPATNPPKRLDTPVFSGGAADRPSSILPSPTVAISKRNPSPSPSAPVADKAPPAQAPTRTTKPGVPETAPSLPDLPSLNPSSSTASNSGNPSSPPATTRTTSPTAETNQSASAPTDTGDKNTLFDRIPQVGEVRDYLQQRWQPPSGLTQILEYYVFLNPNGTVERIIPINSAAVENVNRTNIPTPGESFVSPVQGEGNPKIRVVFNPDGKVQTFYEGRER; translated from the coding sequence ATGCCTCTATCAAATTCAAACTTACGACGATATACTCCCCCCACCTGCACCCTGGAAATCGCGGCAAAAACTTCGCCCCTGTCACGATTTGTCGGGCAGTCTGTACTGAAGAATTTGCGCTTTGAGCTGCGTTTTGATGACCCGCGACAGCCTGATGACCAACGGGTGACGATCCGAGGCGATGAGATAGAGCTAGAAATGTTGTGTGAAGCCGTGAACAGCTACGTACAGCACTTCCTGGAATCATCTTCGACGCAAGAGTTACTCATCTCTGGAACACCAAGGGCGAGTAGTGGCTCAACTCCTCATGACACTCTCAGCCAGGATTCCCTCGCTTCACCCGCCTCTAGCGTCATTAACTCAGATGCTCACGCCTCTCGTTCCCTTTATCAAGAACCCGGTAAGTTGAACGATTCAGCACTAGGCTCGAACCTCCAGCGAAACCCCAAACGGCGATCGCTTAAAGCCCGATCTCTGGCTACAGATATTTACATTGAACCCAAAGGCTTACTCGCTCATCACCTCATTCTGGGTCACTTGGCTAACGAAGAATCCGGCCCTTTCGTTAATCTGAGCGTCACCCAGCTATTCGATCTAGCAACTGCATTGGATGAATATGCATCGGATGCGGTAGCCTTGCCAAAGCTCAATCCTTTGAGTTGGAAGAAAGCCCCACCGACCTGGGCGGGTACGGCAGCGGCTGTCGTGTTAGCGGTGGGAGTCACGGCGGCGACGGTGAAATACTTCGATCAGCCGAAAAACCAACCTGTTGCAACAACAGCAGGTCAGCCATCGAGTCCAACACCACCCCCTACCCCAGCAACGCCAGTACCTACGGCTCCCATTACTCTTCTGCCAACGCCAACGGTGCCATCTCCTCTGTCTACAGCACCGATACTGCCACCCCCTTCTCGTGTCAATATTCCATCGACGCCTTCACCGCTCAATCTCCCCTTAGGGAATCAAGGTTCGACGAATTCTTCTCTAGGAAATCAACGTCCAACTACCATTATTGGTGTTAATCCGTCTGAACCTGCAACGAACCCACCCAAGCGTCTGGATACCCCGGTTTTTTCGGGTGGAGCAGCCGATCGCCCTAGTTCTATCCTTCCGAGTCCTACAGTTGCGATTTCTAAGCGGAACCCTTCTCCTTCCCCCTCTGCTCCTGTAGCTGACAAGGCTCCCCCTGCACAAGCGCCCACACGAACCACTAAACCGGGCGTACCGGAAACAGCTCCCTCCCTACCGGATTTGCCATCTCTTAATCCCAGTTCCTCTACGGCTTCTAATTCGGGTAATCCGTCCAGCCCTCCAGCTACCACCCGCACCACTTCTCCCACAGCCGAGACAAATCAATCGGCGTCTGCCCCAACCGATACGGGGGATAAAAATACACTCTTTGACAGAATTCCTCAAGTCGGAGAAGTCAGAGACTATCTCCAACAGCGATGGCAACCACCTTCGGGCTTAACTCAAATCCTGGAATATTACGTCTTCCTCAATCCAAATGGTACAGTTGAGCGCATCATTCCGATTAACAGCGCAGCGGTAGAAAATGTCAACCGCACGAATATACCGACGCCCGGTGAATCGTTTGTGTCTCCTGTGCAGGGAGAAGGAAACCCAAAAATCCGTGTAGTTTTTAATCCAGATGGCAAGGTACAGACCTTTTATGAAGGTCGAGAAAGATAA
- a CDS encoding DUF3038 domain-containing protein: protein MRSTAKTPPPSPPWEELPLGQAPDPLELDNIKTQLDLILLALEALADIGSEAMLQAASDLNLESMVSDRVGLWRLRQSNPLRKSSGGRKKLDVEEARSLVLIICHLAKQHQELIRRAVSLLEQMAEQNNEPHHAALLGDYLDTFSNTYQERMEQGENVSPDRLTQLALKLLIDLLFYSGPNGHRRLWLALLDRARD, encoded by the coding sequence ATGCGCTCTACCGCGAAGACGCCGCCACCATCTCCCCCTTGGGAGGAATTACCTCTGGGTCAAGCGCCAGACCCATTGGAGCTGGATAATATCAAAACCCAGCTAGATTTGATCTTACTAGCGCTAGAAGCCTTAGCTGACATTGGTTCTGAGGCAATGCTCCAGGCAGCATCTGACTTAAATTTAGAGTCAATGGTGTCGGATCGGGTGGGTTTATGGCGTCTGCGGCAGTCCAATCCCCTGCGAAAAAGTTCAGGAGGGCGGAAAAAGTTAGATGTGGAAGAAGCGCGATCGCTGGTTCTGATCATCTGCCACCTAGCTAAACAGCATCAGGAGTTAATCCGTCGTGCTGTCTCGCTTTTGGAACAAATGGCAGAACAAAATAATGAACCGCATCATGCGGCTCTATTAGGAGATTATCTCGATACGTTTAGCAATACCTACCAGGAGCGCATGGAGCAAGGAGAAAATGTATCGCCGGATCGGTTGACCCAACTGGCTCTGAAACTGCTGATCGATTTGCTGTTCTATAGCGGCCCCAACGGTCACCGACGCCTCTGGCTAGCACTGCTGGATCGAGCGCGAGACTGA